Genomic window (Candidatus Woesearchaeota archaeon):
GACATTGCAGGAAGGCTTATTGTCATTGATAAAGACCAGGATACCGGAAAAGAGTTGAAGATAGACTGTACCAAGATGGGGTCTGGTGCTTATTCGATTCCTAGCTCTGTAGAAGAATTGCAGTTTGAAACCACTGCCAAATTCATTCTCGCAATCGAAACAGCAGGTATGTTCCAACGTTTGGTAAAACACAATTACTGGAAAAAGGCAAATTGTATTTTGATCTCCTTGGGAGGGGTTCCCACACGGTCATGCCGAAGATTCATTCGACGGTTAAGTGATGAGAAAAAATTGCCCGTCTATGTCTTTACTGATGGAGATCCGTATGGATATCTCAATATTTATCGAACATTAAAGGTTGGGAGTGGTAATGCTGCACACATCAATAAGTTTTTCTGTGTTCCTAGTGCCCAATTTTTAGGGATTACTCCACAAGACATTCTCGATTATAAGTTGCCAACACATCCCCTTAAAGATGTTGATATCAAACGAGTAAAGGATGGTATGAAAAATGACCCCTTTGTAATCCATTACAAAGAATGGCAGGCTGCACTGAAACAACTAACTGACATGAGAAAACGTGCAGAACAGCAGGCATTAGCTAAATGGGGATTGAACTATGTCATTGATAAATACCTTCCAGATAAAACAACCAACCCAAAAACATGGTTGCCATAATCATACAGTAATCAGTATTCATTATTCTCGGAAAACATGCTTACAAAGAAAGTAACTCTTATATAGACCAAAAAAATACTCTTACCAATGATAAGCGTAAAAGATATGCGAGCACGTGAACAAAGTGCTGGAGTTCCGTCACAAATACTCATGGGTCGTGCAGGTACTACGGTAGTTACTGAACTGAAACAAAAGCTCGCTATTACCAAGAAACAGATTTTGGTGGTTTGTTATCATGGGAATAATGGTGGCGATGGATTCGTTGTTGCCAATCTTCTCAGCAAAGAAGCAGAGGTTGATGTCCTTTTTCTTGGAGATGAGGAGAAATTAAGGGATCCTGCACGGCACTATTACAAAGAGGTCGTTGACAATCCGATTATCCAGTTCGTTGATGCTGAAACTGCTGATTTTTCTTCATATGCTGTCATTATCGATGCCATTTTTGGGATTGGATTTACGGGCAAGCTCCCTGAAGAGATTTATGATGTTGTCCATGCAATAAACGCGTCATCTGCGTATAAGGTATCTGTTGATGTTCCTACGGGTTTGAATGCTGATACGGGTGAGGGAACAGAACAATCAGTGCAGGCTGACTTGATTGTCACCTTTCATGACACAAAGCCAGGACTTGAGCAGTTCAAAGAAAAAGTAGTTGTCGCTGATATTGGGCTTGGCCAGTCTTCATGATCCAAAAATGAGTTCTGAGTACTCGTTTCTCACGAATGTTGTTCACGAAACATCGTTGCAGGATCAAATTGAAATTTTATTTGTATAAAATAAGGACCAACAGGATCCCGACGATGAGAAACATCAAAGGGTTGACTTGCCAAGGGAATAGATAAT
Coding sequences:
- a CDS encoding DNA topoisomerase IV subunit A is translated as MAKKVVDQLREIAHAIYGDIIKKKNPSVSMPLRSLQNVKYNETEGYFELVGKAKERTLTASTVKTFAQTLRMMALSKSLIETDDIATKREAYYVSKNWEEARFNEQPESDMIMDDVEAMLMVNREQIGFIPEEKGGDIAGRLIVIDKDQDTGKELKIDCTKMGSGAYSIPSSVEELQFETTAKFILAIETAGMFQRLVKHNYWKKANCILISLGGVPTRSCRRFIRRLSDEKKLPVYVFTDGDPYGYLNIYRTLKVGSGNAAHINKFFCVPSAQFLGITPQDILDYKLPTHPLKDVDIKRVKDGMKNDPFVIHYKEWQAALKQLTDMRKRAEQQALAKWGLNYVIDKYLPDKTTNPKTWLP
- a CDS encoding NAD(P)H-hydrate epimerase; amino-acid sequence: MISVKDMRAREQSAGVPSQILMGRAGTTVVTELKQKLAITKKQILVVCYHGNNGGDGFVVANLLSKEAEVDVLFLGDEEKLRDPARHYYKEVVDNPIIQFVDAETADFSSYAVIIDAIFGIGFTGKLPEEIYDVVHAINASSAYKVSVDVPTGLNADTGEGTEQSVQADLIVTFHDTKPGLEQFKEKVVVADIGLGQSS